One Peterkaempfera bronchialis DNA window includes the following coding sequences:
- a CDS encoding SPFH domain-containing protein, whose product MVVGVVAAVVVAALLVLFLIFKMMWRVAEPNEALVISGSKHEGLGEGLGFRIVTGRGTLVMPGVQAVRKLSLDLNEAALDVECVTGQGIPVRVKGVVIFKVGDDMVSIANAARRFLDQQKQMSARVHNVFAGHLRSIVGGLTVEDMIRDRERLTGETRAASGVEMEKLGLIIDSLQIQEILDPTGYIKNLAAPHAAAVQRDARIAQAAADRLATEAEQEAAARKAEATRNSQIQQAGYQAEMDKAAALAHQAGPLADAAARQEVVVQETRVAELEAQRREQQLQADVRKPADAQAYQTRTLAEAERDARISSAQAQAQETELAAVAEATRVKTAAAAEAEATRARGLAAAEATRATGEAEAAASRARGLAEAEASKAKGLAEAEAIKARAAALAENPEAVVAQQLAENWPDIVTAAAEAFGGVDHMVVLNGADGVSELFAKALTMGGTGLGLARQLLSTVNGAAAPQGVADRAVPESVPILVEADGDAEGGAQPGDGAGRG is encoded by the coding sequence ATGGTCGTCGGCGTCGTGGCGGCGGTGGTGGTGGCCGCTCTGCTGGTGCTGTTCCTGATCTTCAAGATGATGTGGCGGGTCGCCGAGCCCAATGAGGCCCTGGTGATCTCCGGTTCCAAGCACGAGGGCCTGGGCGAGGGGTTGGGCTTCCGGATCGTCACCGGCCGGGGGACGCTGGTGATGCCCGGCGTGCAGGCGGTGCGGAAGCTCTCGCTCGACCTCAACGAGGCGGCCCTGGACGTGGAGTGCGTGACCGGCCAGGGCATCCCGGTGCGGGTGAAGGGCGTGGTCATCTTCAAGGTGGGCGACGACATGGTGTCGATCGCCAATGCCGCCCGCCGCTTCCTTGACCAGCAGAAGCAGATGAGCGCCCGGGTGCACAACGTCTTCGCGGGCCATCTGCGGTCGATCGTGGGCGGGCTGACGGTCGAGGACATGATCCGCGACCGGGAGCGGCTGACCGGGGAGACCCGGGCGGCGTCCGGTGTGGAGATGGAGAAGCTCGGCCTGATCATCGACTCGCTTCAGATCCAGGAGATCCTGGACCCGACCGGGTACATCAAGAACCTCGCCGCGCCGCATGCCGCAGCGGTGCAGCGGGATGCGCGCATCGCGCAGGCCGCCGCCGACCGGCTGGCGACCGAGGCCGAGCAGGAGGCGGCGGCGCGCAAGGCGGAGGCCACCCGCAACAGCCAGATCCAGCAGGCCGGGTACCAGGCGGAGATGGACAAGGCGGCGGCCCTGGCCCACCAGGCGGGGCCGCTGGCGGACGCGGCGGCGCGGCAGGAGGTCGTGGTCCAGGAGACCCGGGTGGCGGAGCTGGAGGCGCAGCGCCGGGAGCAGCAGCTCCAGGCGGATGTACGCAAGCCGGCCGACGCGCAGGCGTACCAGACCCGCACCCTGGCCGAGGCGGAGCGCGATGCGCGGATCTCCTCGGCGCAGGCGCAGGCGCAGGAGACCGAGCTGGCGGCGGTCGCCGAGGCGACCCGGGTGAAGACGGCGGCGGCAGCGGAGGCGGAGGCCACCCGGGCACGCGGGCTGGCGGCGGCGGAGGCGACCCGGGCGACGGGTGAGGCGGAGGCGGCGGCCTCCCGGGCACGCGGTCTGGCCGAGGCGGAGGCGTCGAAGGCCAAGGGCCTGGCCGAGGCGGAGGCGATCAAGGCGCGGGCGGCGGCGCTGGCGGAGAACCCCGAGGCGGTGGTGGCGCAGCAGTTGGCGGAGAACTGGCCGGACATCGTGACGGCCGCCGCCGAGGCGTTCGGCGGTGTGGACCACATGGTGGTGCTGAACGGCGCGGACGGGGTGTCGGAGCTGTTCGCGAAGGCGCTCACCATGGGCGGTACGGGGCTGGGGCTGGCCCGGCAGCTGCTCTCCACCGTGAACGGGGCGGCTGCGCCGCAGGGCGTGGCGGACCGTGCGGTGCCCGAGTCGGTCCCGATCCTGGTCGAGGCCGACGGCGACGCGGAAGGCGGGGCCCAGCCCGGGGACGGCGCCGGGCGGGGCTGA
- a CDS encoding YibE/F family protein: protein MAAGHDQQQPGDGDDPALAHSHATSPSHGHGHGHGHSHAHHHGPAAPASARLRRVIAAVLVPFAVAVVAGLVVLWPGGVPPHSGGASGIGFDQKTVHGTVVATAQAPCQGDAGTAVCTKVSVRLTSGPEAGRTVRQTLNPDGTGRWSAGDKVILTDSPGAPPELRYAIADADRAVPMAALAAVFALAVVAVGRLRGLTALVALVVSFAILTLFILPAVLHGQNPLLVAVVGGSAIMLVALYLCHGLSARTSVAVIGTLSSLALIGVLGEVFIGLTKLTGNTSDETALVHSLYPGIRLDGVLLAGVIIGSLGVLDDVTVTQTSAVWELRAANPGLGARQLYRAGIRIGRDHIASTVNTLVMAYAGAALPLLLLFSISQRDVGSVATSEIVAEEIVRTLVGSIGLVASVPVTTALAALVASRDRVGPVGRSRRARGGLPTPAAVPAPATAAPDGAPTGTPTGTPTGPVGHRRR, encoded by the coding sequence GTGGCAGCAGGACACGACCAGCAGCAGCCCGGCGACGGCGACGACCCCGCCCTCGCCCATAGCCACGCCACCTCCCCCAGCCACGGCCACGGACACGGACACGGCCACAGCCATGCGCACCACCATGGACCGGCCGCCCCGGCGTCGGCGCGGCTGCGGCGGGTGATCGCGGCGGTGCTGGTGCCGTTCGCGGTGGCGGTGGTGGCCGGGCTGGTGGTGCTCTGGCCGGGCGGGGTGCCGCCGCACAGCGGGGGCGCGTCGGGGATCGGGTTCGACCAGAAGACGGTGCACGGCACGGTGGTGGCCACGGCGCAGGCGCCATGCCAGGGGGACGCGGGCACGGCGGTCTGCACCAAGGTCTCGGTGCGGCTGACCAGCGGGCCGGAGGCGGGGCGGACGGTCCGGCAGACCCTCAACCCGGACGGGACCGGCCGCTGGTCGGCGGGCGACAAGGTGATCCTCACGGACTCGCCGGGTGCGCCGCCGGAGCTGCGGTACGCCATCGCCGACGCCGACCGGGCGGTGCCGATGGCGGCGCTGGCGGCGGTGTTCGCGCTGGCGGTGGTGGCGGTGGGCCGGCTGCGGGGGCTGACGGCGCTGGTGGCGCTGGTGGTGAGCTTTGCGATCCTGACGCTCTTCATCCTGCCGGCGGTCCTGCACGGGCAGAATCCGCTGCTGGTGGCGGTGGTCGGCGGCAGCGCGATCATGCTGGTGGCGCTGTATCTCTGCCATGGGCTGTCGGCCCGTACCTCGGTGGCGGTGATCGGCACCCTCTCCTCGCTGGCGCTGATCGGGGTGTTGGGGGAGGTCTTCATAGGGCTGACCAAGCTGACCGGCAACACCTCGGACGAGACGGCGCTGGTGCATTCGCTCTATCCGGGGATCCGGCTGGACGGCGTGCTGCTGGCCGGTGTGATCATCGGTTCGTTGGGTGTACTGGACGATGTGACGGTGACCCAGACCTCGGCGGTGTGGGAGTTGCGGGCGGCCAATCCCGGGCTGGGTGCCCGGCAGCTCTACCGGGCGGGCATACGGATCGGCCGCGACCACATCGCGTCCACGGTCAACACCCTGGTGATGGCGTACGCGGGCGCGGCGCTGCCGCTGCTGCTGCTCTTCTCCATCTCCCAGCGGGACGTGGGCTCGGTGGCGACCAGCGAGATCGTCGCCGAGGAGATCGTGCGGACCCTGGTGGGCTCGATCGGGCTGGTGGCCTCCGTCCCGGTGACCACGGCGCTGGCGGCGCTGGTGGCCTCCCGCGACCGGGTGGGGCCGGTGGGCAGGTCGCGGCGGGCGAGGGGCGGGCTCCCCACGCCGGCCGCCGTACCGGCCCCGGCCACCGCCGCGCCCGACGGGGCACCGACGGGGACACCGACCGGGACACCGACCGGGCCTGTCGGGCACCGCCGACGCTGA
- the thiC gene encoding phosphomethylpyrimidine synthase ThiC: MTTHRAQQETSARSGYPTPAWHKAYRTGSRPDLRVPYREVHLTDGRTVPLYDTSGPYTDPAYETDVRRGLPALRDPWIRQRGDTEEYEGRTPRPEDDGLRHTAPRGGLRNLDAVFPGRPRRPLRARNGAAVTQLGYARRGLVTPEMEFAALREGLDPEFVRDEVARGRAVIPVNVNHPEVEPAVIGTNFLVKINANIGNSAVTSSIEEEVEKMTWATRWGADTVMDLSTGRNIHTTREWILRNSPVPIGTVPIYQALEKVDGRAEELGWDVYRDTVIEQCEQGVDYMTVHAGVLLRYVPLTARRKTGIVSRGGSIMAAWCLAHHQENFLYTHFEELCDILRAYDVTYSLGDGLRPGSIADANDEAQFAELRTLGELGRIARDRDVQVMIEGPGHVPMHRIRENMDLQKEICDEAPFYTLGPLTTDVAPGYDHITSGIGAAMIAWWGTAMLCYVTPKEHLGLPDRDDVKTGVITYKIAAHAADLAKGHPGAQAWDDALSDARFEFRWEDQFNLALDPETARAFHDETLPAEPAKTAHFCSMCGPKFCSMKISQDIRAAHGDGRTAAITAAEAEAEAEAEAEAEAGMRAKSDEFAAHGNRLYLPLAD, encoded by the coding sequence ATGACCACGCACCGAGCACAGCAGGAGACGTCTGCCCGCAGCGGGTACCCCACCCCCGCCTGGCACAAGGCGTACCGCACCGGATCCCGCCCCGACCTCCGGGTCCCCTACCGGGAGGTGCACCTCACCGACGGGCGCACCGTGCCGCTGTACGACACCTCCGGCCCGTACACCGACCCCGCATACGAGACCGATGTGCGGCGCGGCCTGCCCGCACTGCGCGACCCGTGGATCCGGCAGCGCGGTGACACCGAGGAGTACGAGGGCCGCACGCCCCGACCCGAGGACGACGGCCTGCGGCACACGGCGCCGCGCGGCGGCCTCCGCAACCTGGACGCGGTCTTCCCCGGCCGCCCCCGCCGCCCGCTGCGCGCCCGGAACGGCGCCGCCGTCACCCAACTCGGCTACGCCAGGCGGGGACTGGTCACCCCGGAGATGGAGTTCGCGGCCCTGCGGGAGGGCCTGGACCCGGAGTTCGTCCGCGACGAGGTCGCCCGGGGCCGGGCCGTCATCCCGGTCAACGTCAACCACCCCGAGGTCGAACCGGCGGTCATCGGCACCAACTTCCTGGTGAAGATCAACGCCAATATCGGCAACTCCGCCGTCACCTCCTCCATCGAGGAGGAGGTGGAGAAGATGACCTGGGCCACCCGCTGGGGCGCCGACACCGTCATGGATCTCTCCACCGGCCGCAACATCCACACCACCCGCGAGTGGATCCTGCGCAACTCCCCCGTCCCGATCGGCACCGTGCCCATCTACCAGGCCCTGGAGAAGGTCGACGGCCGCGCGGAGGAACTCGGCTGGGACGTCTACCGCGACACCGTCATCGAGCAGTGCGAGCAGGGCGTCGACTATATGACCGTGCACGCCGGCGTGCTGCTGCGGTACGTCCCCCTCACCGCCCGCCGCAAGACCGGCATCGTCTCCCGGGGCGGCTCCATCATGGCCGCCTGGTGCCTCGCCCACCACCAGGAGAACTTCCTCTACACCCACTTCGAGGAACTCTGCGACATCCTCCGCGCCTATGACGTCACCTACTCGCTCGGCGACGGCCTGCGCCCGGGCTCCATCGCTGACGCCAACGACGAGGCCCAGTTCGCCGAACTGCGAACCCTCGGCGAACTCGGCCGGATCGCCCGCGACCGGGACGTCCAGGTGATGATCGAGGGCCCGGGGCACGTCCCCATGCACCGGATCCGCGAGAACATGGACCTCCAGAAGGAGATCTGCGACGAGGCGCCCTTCTACACCCTCGGCCCGCTGACCACCGATGTCGCCCCGGGCTATGACCACATCACCTCCGGCATCGGCGCCGCCATGATCGCCTGGTGGGGCACGGCCATGCTCTGCTACGTCACCCCCAAGGAGCACCTGGGCCTTCCCGACCGCGACGACGTCAAGACCGGCGTCATCACCTACAAGATCGCCGCCCACGCCGCCGACCTGGCCAAGGGCCACCCCGGTGCCCAGGCGTGGGACGACGCCCTCTCCGACGCCCGCTTCGAATTCCGCTGGGAAGACCAGTTCAACCTGGCCCTCGACCCCGAGACCGCCCGCGCCTTCCACGACGAGACCCTCCCCGCCGAGCCCGCCAAGACCGCCCACTTCTGCTCCATGTGCGGCCCCAAATTCTGTTCGATGAAGATCTCCCAGGACATCCGCGCCGCCCACGGCGACGGCCGGACCGCCGCCATCACCGCCGCCGAAGCCGAGGCCGAGGCGGAGGCCGAGGCGGAGGCGGAGGCGGGTATGCGGGCCAAGTCCGACGAGTTCGCCGCCCACGGCAACCGCCTCTACCTTCCGCTGGCCGACTGA
- a CDS encoding BRO-N domain-containing protein encodes MTPHTHSSELVRLDFQGGEVRVVIIDGDPWWVASDVCGALDISQTHRALAGLDDDEKGRHTMTTPGGDQQVSIINEPGLYSLILRSRKPEAKAFKRWVVHEVLPTIRRTGRYAVDERPASDLPVDMHAFLREVSQVATEAAVAAAREATREATLSFRETLAETRDAFREAVAEMRDTFTETVREVTAAHAAVPPPRHPLDQPIWHPHIPRDALSFGELADAFSAEFDRPGISRETLLTVARDAGLIALVPAPNAGHTLADVRLQSLFRVRRIDGSRRCWSCAYHFQPVVLPDGVAIMRQLVAQDVDRGIL; translated from the coding sequence ATGACACCTCACACGCACAGCAGCGAACTCGTCCGGCTGGACTTCCAGGGCGGCGAGGTCCGTGTCGTCATCATCGACGGTGATCCCTGGTGGGTGGCCTCGGATGTCTGCGGCGCCCTCGACATCTCGCAGACCCATCGCGCTCTGGCCGGCCTGGACGACGACGAAAAGGGGCGTCACACTATGACGACCCCCGGCGGTGACCAGCAGGTTTCCATCATCAACGAGCCCGGCCTCTACTCCCTGATCCTCCGTTCCCGCAAACCGGAGGCCAAGGCGTTCAAGCGCTGGGTGGTCCATGAGGTGCTGCCCACCATCCGCCGTACCGGCCGGTACGCGGTGGACGAGCGCCCCGCCTCCGACCTCCCCGTGGACATGCACGCCTTCCTCCGGGAGGTGTCCCAGGTCGCGACCGAAGCCGCGGTGGCCGCCGCCCGCGAGGCCACCAGGGAGGCCACGCTCTCCTTCCGGGAGACCCTGGCGGAGACCCGGGACGCCTTCCGCGAGGCCGTCGCCGAGATGCGCGACACCTTCACCGAGACCGTCCGCGAAGTCACCGCCGCCCACGCAGCCGTACCGCCTCCCCGGCACCCCCTGGACCAGCCGATCTGGCACCCGCACATCCCCCGGGACGCCCTCTCCTTCGGAGAGCTGGCCGACGCCTTCAGCGCGGAGTTCGACCGTCCGGGGATCAGCCGGGAGACGCTGCTCACCGTGGCCCGGGACGCCGGTCTGATCGCCCTCGTCCCCGCCCCCAACGCCGGGCACACCCTGGCCGACGTCCGCCTCCAGTCGCTCTTCCGGGTCCGCCGCATCGACGGCTCGCGGCGATGCTGGAGCTGCGCCTACCACTTCCAGCCGGTGGTCCTCCCCGACGGAGTCGCCATCATGCGCCAACTGGTCGCCCAGGACGTCGACCGGGGAATCCTCTGA